In the Micromonospora narathiwatensis genome, one interval contains:
- a CDS encoding ATP-binding cassette domain-containing protein: MKIVEASGLGLRTRRGWVYRDVDLTAEAGELHAVTGPPGSGRTSLLLTLAGRFPYNEGELRRRGNAALGQVAGVHEADPTLTVAEHIQERLLLLGPVPCRRRQLVPVAAVRARRAYRRDAFAAALAGAGCTGVPLDPDRYGRDLTPVERQVLGLVLAGLSGPNLIVADDVDAGSDAPERARIWATLARLAEQGYAVIASARAVEPGSTAIVHRIGDPGRPAPAGPTPPTPTLVSPPATARHQTPEVAA, encoded by the coding sequence ATGAAGATCGTCGAGGCCAGCGGGCTGGGGCTGCGTACCCGGCGCGGCTGGGTCTACCGGGACGTCGACCTCACCGCCGAGGCGGGGGAACTGCACGCGGTCACCGGGCCGCCCGGCAGCGGACGCACCTCGCTGCTGCTCACCCTGGCCGGGCGCTTCCCGTACAACGAGGGGGAGCTGCGCCGCCGGGGGAACGCCGCGCTCGGGCAGGTCGCCGGGGTGCACGAGGCCGACCCGACGCTGACCGTGGCCGAGCACATCCAGGAGCGCCTGCTGCTGCTCGGGCCGGTGCCGTGCCGCCGCCGGCAACTCGTCCCGGTCGCCGCCGTGCGGGCCCGGCGGGCGTACCGCCGGGACGCCTTCGCCGCCGCGCTCGCCGGCGCCGGCTGCACCGGCGTCCCACTCGACCCCGACCGGTACGGCCGGGACCTCACCCCCGTCGAGCGGCAGGTGCTCGGCCTGGTGCTGGCCGGCCTGAGTGGACCTAACCTGATCGTCGCCGACGACGTCGACGCCGGCTCCGACGCGCCCGAGCGGGCCCGGATCTGGGCCACCCTGGCCCGCCTCGCCGAGCAGGGGTACGCCGTGATCGCCAGCGCCCGCGCGGTCGAGCCGGGCAGCACCGCGATCGTGCACCGGATCGGCGACCCGGGCCGGCCCGCCCCGGCCGGGCCGACCCCACCCACCCCCACCCTCGTGTCCCCGCCCGCGACGGCCCGGCACCAGACCCCCGAGGTGGCCGCGTGA
- a CDS encoding YhgE/Pip family protein, translated as MSVVRLAVFELRRMTRGRLPRAALAVLTVIPLLYGALYLYAFWDPYGNLDRIPVALVNADRQAMAADGSEVHAGRDLTEELLDRKVFGWTVTDQTDATEGLRDGRYHLVFAIPADFSATLAVGPDPDQPARRGELKLVNDDATNYLSGLLARSAFSEIRAAAAESAAASYFDRMLIGFTDAKAETGRAADGAGQLHDGLGASQQGAGQLADGLGSAEHGAGQLAGGLDQSVRGAEKLAGGLDQLYTGAAQLADGTNRAATETRAAAAQVDAAAGRYEPLLRKNAADIQRAATLVAERAQALADGLDALPAKADEVVTRAEQARDRLDAVVKAHPELADDPDLVAARQAADRAVTAARAMVSTLDRTDLAALRKQLTEVARTAGEVATAAPRLGDDVAAARAKVDQLAAGLTTLADGSARLRDGLGDATEGADQLRGGLYRLATGARQLDGGLAQLSSGGARLVDGLTRLESGAGELADGLAAGERKLPGYHDAASRSGVLGDPVDLIRTAHHLAGSYGVGFAPYFLALALWVGAMITYMLLRPVNRRHVMSGAPGWRVVLAGWLPAAAIGLAQAGVLFTVVTLVLGLDPRHGPATLGLLALTSLAFTAIMQLLGVALGPAGRLAALALLMLQLTSSGGTYPVQTSPGFFQAIHPWLPMTYVVAGLRHTINGGPAGPVLTGALVLVAFGAGAVLLAIGAARRSRRLTPAKLHPELAM; from the coding sequence GTGAGCGTCGTCCGACTCGCCGTGTTCGAGCTGCGCCGGATGACCCGGGGCCGGCTGCCGCGCGCCGCGCTCGCCGTCCTCACCGTCATCCCGCTGCTCTACGGCGCCCTCTACCTCTACGCCTTCTGGGACCCGTACGGCAACCTCGACCGGATCCCGGTCGCCCTGGTCAACGCCGACCGGCAGGCGATGGCCGCCGACGGCAGCGAGGTGCACGCCGGGCGGGACCTCACCGAGGAGCTGCTGGACCGGAAGGTCTTCGGCTGGACGGTGACCGACCAGACCGACGCCACCGAGGGGCTGCGTGACGGCCGCTACCACCTGGTGTTCGCCATCCCGGCGGACTTCTCCGCCACCCTGGCCGTCGGCCCCGACCCGGACCAGCCGGCCCGCCGGGGCGAGCTGAAGCTGGTCAACGACGACGCCACCAACTACCTCTCCGGGCTGCTCGCCCGATCCGCGTTCAGCGAGATCCGGGCCGCCGCCGCGGAGAGTGCCGCCGCGTCGTACTTCGACCGGATGCTGATCGGCTTCACCGACGCCAAGGCCGAGACGGGCCGGGCCGCCGACGGGGCCGGGCAGCTCCACGACGGGCTCGGCGCCTCGCAGCAGGGCGCCGGGCAGCTCGCCGACGGGCTGGGCAGCGCCGAGCACGGCGCCGGGCAGCTCGCCGGCGGCCTCGACCAGTCCGTGCGGGGCGCCGAGAAGCTGGCCGGCGGCCTCGACCAGCTCTACACCGGCGCGGCCCAGCTCGCCGACGGCACCAACCGGGCGGCCACCGAGACCCGGGCCGCCGCGGCCCAGGTGGACGCCGCCGCCGGCCGGTACGAGCCGCTGCTGCGCAAGAACGCTGCCGACATCCAGCGCGCCGCCACCCTGGTCGCCGAGCGCGCACAGGCGCTCGCCGACGGGCTCGACGCGCTGCCGGCGAAGGCGGACGAGGTGGTGACCCGGGCGGAGCAGGCCCGCGACCGCCTCGACGCGGTGGTGAAGGCACACCCCGAGCTGGCCGACGACCCGGATCTCGTCGCCGCCCGGCAGGCCGCCGACCGGGCGGTCACCGCCGCCCGGGCCATGGTGTCCACGCTCGACCGGACCGACCTGGCCGCGCTGAGGAAGCAGCTGACCGAGGTCGCACGGACCGCCGGCGAGGTCGCCACCGCCGCGCCGCGGCTGGGCGACGACGTCGCCGCCGCCCGAGCCAAGGTCGACCAGCTCGCCGCCGGGCTCACCACGCTCGCCGACGGCAGCGCCAGGCTCCGCGACGGGCTCGGCGACGCCACCGAGGGCGCCGACCAACTCCGCGGCGGGCTGTACCGGCTCGCCACCGGCGCCCGCCAGCTCGACGGCGGGCTGGCCCAGCTCAGCTCCGGCGGGGCACGGCTTGTCGACGGACTGACCAGGCTCGAGAGCGGTGCCGGCGAGCTGGCCGACGGCCTCGCCGCCGGGGAGCGGAAGCTGCCCGGGTACCACGACGCGGCGAGCCGCTCCGGCGTCCTCGGCGACCCGGTCGACCTGATCCGCACCGCGCACCACCTGGCCGGCTCGTACGGGGTGGGCTTCGCCCCGTACTTCCTGGCCCTCGCCCTCTGGGTCGGCGCGATGATCACGTACATGCTGCTGCGGCCGGTCAACCGGCGGCACGTGATGTCCGGCGCGCCCGGCTGGCGGGTCGTGCTCGCCGGCTGGCTGCCCGCCGCGGCGATCGGCCTGGCCCAGGCCGGGGTGCTGTTCACCGTGGTCACCCTGGTGCTCGGCCTCGACCCACGGCACGGGCCCGCGACGCTGGGCCTGCTCGCGCTGACCTCGCTGGCGTTCACCGCGATCATGCAGCTGCTCGGCGTGGCGCTCGGCCCCGCCGGCCGGCTCGCCGCGCTCGCCCTGCTGATGCTCCAGCTCACCTCCTCCGGCGGCACCTACCCGGTGCAGACCTCGCCCGGCTTCTTCCAGGCGATCCACCCCTGGCTGCCGATGACGTACGTGGTGGCCGGCCTGCGGCACACCATCAACGGCGGCCCGGCCGGGCCGGTGCTCACCGGGGCGCTGGTGCTGGTCGCCTTCGGGGCGGGCGCGGTGCTGCTCGCCATCGGCGCGGCGCGCCGGTCCCGCCGGCTCACCCCGGCCAAACTGCACCCCGAACTCGCCATGTGA
- a CDS encoding TetR/AcrR family transcriptional regulator, producing the protein MTDGRTRRREDTRQRLFVAAVELIAERGFSATTVDDIAARAGVAKGTVYYNFESKTVLFEELLRHGIGLLTADFRAAVAGLPPRAALAALVRAELEYIRRYRAFAQLLLSEMWRTNREWQQTLRLLRGEAIEVIAETVRAGVASGDLPADLDVPTASSALFGVGLVVAVDWLVFQPDRPIEDVQEALLGIVRRVAQA; encoded by the coding sequence GTGACGGACGGACGAACACGACGGCGGGAGGACACCCGGCAGCGGCTCTTCGTGGCGGCGGTCGAGCTGATCGCCGAGCGGGGCTTCTCCGCCACCACCGTCGACGACATCGCCGCCCGGGCCGGGGTGGCGAAGGGGACCGTCTACTACAACTTCGAGTCCAAGACGGTCCTCTTCGAGGAGCTGCTGCGGCACGGCATCGGCCTGCTCACCGCCGACTTCCGGGCCGCGGTCGCCGGGCTGCCGCCCCGCGCGGCGCTCGCCGCGCTGGTCCGGGCCGAGCTGGAGTACATCCGCCGCTACCGGGCGTTCGCCCAGCTCCTGCTCTCCGAGATGTGGCGGACCAACCGGGAGTGGCAGCAGACCCTGCGGCTGCTGCGCGGCGAGGCGATCGAGGTGATCGCGGAGACCGTACGGGCCGGCGTGGCCAGCGGCGACCTCCCCGCCGACCTGGACGTGCCCACGGCCAGCTCGGCGCTGTTCGGGGTGGGCCTGGTGGTGGCCGTGGACTGGCTGGTCTTCCAGCCGGACCGGCCGATCGAGGACGTGCAGGAGGCGCTGCTCGGCATCGTCCGCCGGGTCGCCCAGGCGTGA
- a CDS encoding ABC transporter ATP-binding protein: MRLLRDLWATAPRRMAVVGLFILLGAGGQAAASALAGPVLVHRSGGWFTALAAALVAVVVSDLLIGLLMAGLTADWSADVRRRLCRVALGQDLPTLETTPVGELLDRIDNDVYQVAAEMRNTGVRLVQGLAVCVLATVSALFVWWPAGVGMILLIALLGVVLRKPTARIAPARMAEEEAWSDLAAVMEEAVHGQDDVRTSLARPYVLRLYARRAAEVIARGGRVFRMSAKVTALAAGGIRVGIAAVVLAGAWALTTGRVDGARLTAIWLLALAFGATVEHIARWVPHLQYALGAWARVQLLSDAGQEPAGGVAPDDGDLTVRGLTFRYPAAGDDRGPALRDVRLTFARGRSYALVGRTGSGKSTLAKVLTRAVDVPRGTVFLGDTDLVDLDVEALRRWVAVVPQRTEILAGTLAENVALFDPALLDDATRALAELGLAGWIAELPDGVHTKLGEGGQALSAGQEQLVAFARILVRDPHVVILDEATARLDPVTETRVRQATERLLADRIGIVIAHRLSSVRRCDEVVVMADGAVLEAGPLRESARFAELLATSHASAYAGAGGRRGGVELLDGPGDAWPDGPAEPAESATVPRQAAVPRTDPPPVPAAPPARTLREILRLGTNDPRYGLISVGFFIVLTLLGLDGSVLPWLWAEVVGGGDPWLPALGIVAALLVVLPLPYLTNLWFPQWWIRQMLRISLRLVHGQTGARRVSRHTPAEVVAQGGDTERVVQLADNLMDQFISLAILLTMTLVTGSFVPALFFLGTMVVSGLAATLFAPRLERTARGTVKARAAFATALVSSLSAARTVKLAGATRPVLDHLAALDTVRSDRQRREIAMQVWARSTPSIASGLLPIGAWALYLAGGLSAGATLVAVSTLGAARWFAWTTAALVSQYPSARVWTRRTVAMTGVATYSAEVSEVDLATGRAPAPEAPARHPLRRLELAGFGALHSDGIHAVRDVDLTVERGQLVLVVGPVGSGKSSLLRALAGIVHHTGTLRWNGEPVTEPELFLRPNQVGYVGQLPRVLSGTVADNIALGHQVDAAGAVSTAQLDHDLAAAGGGLGLLIGHKGTRLSGGQLQRLALARALAPRTELLVADDVSSALDVTTELALWAALREHGVTVVGSTSKRAALVRADHVVVLVDGAVMAQGPWRDLEAHWGHLAG, from the coding sequence ATGCGCCTGCTCCGAGACCTCTGGGCCACCGCACCGCGTCGGATGGCGGTCGTCGGACTGTTCATCCTGCTCGGCGCCGGTGGTCAGGCGGCCGCCTCCGCGCTGGCCGGGCCGGTGCTGGTGCACCGCTCGGGCGGCTGGTTCACCGCCCTGGCCGCGGCGCTGGTCGCCGTCGTGGTCAGCGACCTGCTCATCGGGCTGCTGATGGCCGGCCTCACCGCCGACTGGTCCGCCGACGTACGCCGCCGGCTGTGCCGGGTGGCGCTCGGGCAGGACCTGCCCACCCTGGAGACCACCCCGGTCGGCGAGCTGCTCGACCGGATCGACAACGACGTCTACCAGGTCGCCGCCGAGATGCGGAACACCGGCGTACGCCTGGTCCAGGGGCTCGCCGTCTGCGTGCTCGCCACGGTCAGCGCCCTGTTCGTCTGGTGGCCGGCCGGGGTCGGGATGATCCTGCTGATCGCCCTGCTCGGCGTGGTGCTGCGCAAGCCCACCGCCCGGATCGCCCCGGCCCGGATGGCCGAGGAGGAGGCCTGGTCCGACCTGGCCGCGGTGATGGAGGAGGCGGTGCACGGCCAGGACGACGTGCGGACCAGCCTGGCCCGGCCGTACGTGCTGCGGCTGTACGCCCGCCGCGCCGCCGAGGTGATCGCCCGGGGCGGCCGGGTGTTCCGGATGTCCGCCAAGGTCACCGCCCTCGCCGCCGGCGGGATCCGGGTCGGCATCGCCGCCGTGGTCCTCGCCGGGGCCTGGGCGCTCACCACCGGCCGGGTCGACGGCGCCCGGCTCACCGCGATCTGGCTGCTCGCCCTCGCCTTCGGCGCGACCGTCGAGCACATCGCCCGCTGGGTGCCGCACCTGCAGTACGCGCTCGGCGCCTGGGCCCGGGTGCAACTGCTCTCCGACGCCGGGCAGGAACCCGCCGGCGGGGTCGCCCCGGACGACGGGGACCTGACCGTACGCGGGCTCACCTTCCGCTACCCGGCCGCCGGGGACGACCGTGGCCCGGCGCTGCGCGACGTCCGGCTCACCTTCGCCCGCGGCCGGTCGTACGCGCTGGTCGGGCGGACCGGGTCGGGCAAGTCGACCCTGGCCAAGGTGCTCACCCGGGCCGTGGACGTGCCGCGCGGCACGGTCTTCCTCGGCGACACCGACCTGGTCGACCTGGACGTCGAGGCGCTGCGCCGGTGGGTCGCGGTGGTTCCCCAGCGCACCGAGATCCTCGCCGGCACCCTGGCCGAGAACGTCGCGCTCTTCGACCCCGCCCTGCTCGACGACGCCACCCGGGCGTTGGCGGAGCTGGGCCTGGCCGGCTGGATCGCCGAGCTGCCCGACGGGGTGCACACGAAGCTGGGCGAGGGCGGGCAGGCGCTCTCCGCCGGGCAGGAACAGCTCGTGGCGTTCGCCCGGATCCTGGTCCGGGACCCGCACGTGGTGATCCTCGACGAGGCCACCGCCCGGCTCGACCCGGTCACCGAGACCCGGGTACGCCAGGCCACCGAACGCCTGCTCGCCGACCGGATCGGCATCGTCATCGCGCACCGGCTCTCCTCGGTGCGCCGCTGCGACGAGGTGGTGGTGATGGCCGACGGGGCGGTGCTGGAGGCCGGCCCGCTGCGCGAGTCGGCCCGCTTCGCCGAACTGCTCGCCACCAGCCACGCCAGCGCGTACGCCGGTGCCGGAGGCCGGCGCGGCGGGGTCGAGCTGCTGGACGGACCGGGCGACGCGTGGCCCGACGGGCCGGCGGAGCCGGCCGAGTCGGCCACCGTTCCGCGTCAGGCCGCGGTGCCGCGGACCGACCCGCCGCCGGTGCCCGCCGCGCCGCCCGCGCGGACCCTGCGGGAGATCCTCCGGCTGGGCACCAACGATCCACGGTACGGCCTGATCTCCGTCGGCTTCTTCATCGTGCTGACCCTGCTCGGGCTGGACGGCTCGGTGCTGCCGTGGCTCTGGGCCGAGGTGGTCGGCGGGGGCGACCCGTGGCTGCCGGCGCTCGGCATCGTCGCCGCGCTGCTGGTCGTGCTGCCGCTGCCGTACCTGACCAACCTGTGGTTCCCGCAGTGGTGGATCCGGCAGATGCTGCGGATCAGCCTGCGGCTGGTGCACGGGCAGACCGGGGCACGGCGGGTCAGCAGGCACACTCCCGCCGAGGTGGTGGCCCAGGGCGGCGACACCGAACGGGTGGTGCAGCTCGCCGACAACCTGATGGACCAGTTCATCTCGCTGGCGATTCTGCTCACCATGACCCTGGTGACCGGCAGCTTCGTACCGGCGCTGTTCTTCCTCGGCACCATGGTGGTCTCCGGGCTGGCGGCCACGCTGTTCGCGCCCCGGCTGGAACGCACCGCCCGTGGCACCGTCAAGGCCCGGGCCGCGTTCGCCACCGCGCTGGTCTCCTCGCTCTCCGCCGCCCGTACGGTGAAACTCGCCGGCGCCACCCGGCCGGTGCTGGACCATCTCGCGGCGCTGGACACCGTCCGCAGCGACCGGCAGCGGCGGGAGATCGCCATGCAGGTGTGGGCGCGGTCCACCCCGTCGATCGCCAGCGGGCTGCTGCCGATCGGGGCGTGGGCGCTCTACCTGGCCGGCGGGCTCTCCGCCGGGGCGACCCTGGTGGCGGTCTCCACGCTCGGCGCGGCCCGTTGGTTCGCGTGGACCACCGCGGCGCTGGTCTCCCAGTACCCGTCGGCGCGGGTGTGGACCCGGCGGACCGTGGCGATGACCGGGGTGGCCACGTACTCGGCGGAGGTGTCCGAGGTGGACCTGGCCACGGGCCGGGCCCCGGCGCCCGAGGCACCGGCCCGGCACCCGCTGCGCCGGCTGGAGCTGGCCGGGTTCGGCGCGCTGCACTCCGACGGCATTCACGCGGTCCGGGACGTCGACCTCACCGTCGAACGGGGACAGCTCGTGCTCGTGGTCGGGCCGGTCGGCTCGGGAAAGTCGTCGCTGCTGCGTGCCCTCGCCGGGATCGTCCACCACACCGGCACGTTGCGCTGGAACGGCGAGCCGGTCACCGAGCCGGAGCTGTTCCTCCGCCCCAACCAGGTCGGGTACGTCGGCCAGCTGCCCCGGGTGCTCTCCGGCACGGTGGCCGACAACATCGCGCTCGGGCACCAGGTGGACGCCGCCGGCGCGGTGTCGACCGCCCAGCTCGACCATGATCTGGCCGCCGCGGGCGGCGGGCTCGGGCTGCTCATCGGGCACAAGGGCACCCGGCTCTCCGGCGGCCAGCTCCAGCGGCTGGCGCTGGCCCGGGCGCTGGCGCCGCGTACCGAGCTGCTGGTCGCCGACGACGTGTCGTCCGCGCTGGACGTCACCACCGAGTTGGCGCTCTGGGCGGCGCTGCGCGAGCACGGGGTGACGGTGGTCGGGTCGACCTCCAAACGGGCCGCGCTGGTCCGGGCGGACCACGTGGTGGTGCTGGTCGACGGGGCGGTGATGGCGCAGGGGCCGTGGCGTGACCTGGAGGCCCACTGGGGCCACCTGGCCGGCTGA
- a CDS encoding NADH:flavin oxidoreductase/NADH oxidase, which translates to MSALFTPLTLRGVTLPNRVALAPMCQYSAGPDGLPTDWHRVHLGSRAVGGAGLILTEATAVVPEGRISPQDVGLWSGAHVDAWRPITAFVAAQGAVPAVQLAHAGFKASTYRPWAGHRGGVPDAEGGWTPVGPGGEPFLPDHRRPAALDGAGIAAVVEAFALAAGRALDAGFHAVEIHAAHGYLLHEFLSPLTNHRTDAYGGDRTGRMRLALEVARAVRATVGEAVPVLTRISATDWVEGGWTVEDSVVLAGELAAAGVDLVDASSGGASAGASIPVGPGYQVPLAARIRREAGVPTGAVGLIVEPEQAEQIVAGGEADVVLLGRELLRDPYWPRRAAAKLGATPDWPNQYTRAF; encoded by the coding sequence ATGTCTGCCCTGTTCACTCCGCTCACCCTGCGCGGCGTCACCCTGCCCAACCGGGTCGCCCTGGCGCCGATGTGCCAGTACAGCGCCGGCCCGGACGGCCTGCCCACCGACTGGCACCGGGTCCACCTCGGCTCCCGCGCGGTCGGCGGGGCCGGGCTGATCCTCACCGAGGCCACCGCGGTGGTCCCCGAGGGCCGGATCAGCCCACAGGACGTCGGACTCTGGTCGGGCGCGCACGTCGACGCCTGGCGGCCGATCACCGCGTTCGTCGCCGCCCAGGGTGCGGTGCCGGCCGTGCAGCTCGCGCACGCCGGGTTCAAGGCGTCGACGTACCGGCCGTGGGCCGGGCACCGGGGCGGCGTGCCGGACGCCGAGGGCGGCTGGACGCCGGTCGGCCCCGGCGGCGAGCCGTTCCTGCCCGACCACCGCCGGCCGGCCGCGCTCGACGGGGCCGGGATCGCCGCAGTGGTCGAGGCGTTCGCCCTCGCCGCCGGGCGGGCGCTGGACGCCGGCTTCCACGCGGTCGAGATCCACGCCGCGCACGGCTACCTGCTGCACGAGTTCCTCTCCCCGCTGACCAACCACCGCACTGACGCGTACGGCGGCGACCGGACCGGCCGGATGCGGCTCGCCCTGGAGGTGGCCCGGGCGGTCCGCGCCACCGTCGGCGAGGCGGTGCCGGTGCTCACCCGGATCTCCGCCACCGACTGGGTGGAGGGCGGCTGGACCGTCGAGGACAGCGTGGTGCTCGCCGGTGAGCTGGCCGCCGCCGGCGTGGACCTGGTGGACGCGTCCTCCGGCGGCGCCTCGGCCGGGGCGAGCATCCCGGTCGGCCCCGGCTACCAGGTGCCGCTGGCCGCGCGGATCCGCCGCGAGGCGGGCGTGCCGACCGGTGCGGTCGGCCTGATCGTCGAGCCGGAGCAGGCCGAGCAGATCGTCGCCGGCGGCGAGGCCGACGTGGTGCTGCTCGGCCGGGAGCTGCTGCGCGACCCGTACTGGCCGCGCCGCGCCGCCGCCAAGCTCGGCGCCACCCCCGACTGGCCCAACCAGTACACCCGCGCCTTCTGA
- a CDS encoding dicarboxylate/amino acid:cation symporter codes for MRKTPFSVQILLGLVLGVALGFLARATDLAWLTSTLDTVGHLFVQLLKLAVPPLVFTAIVVSVVSLRGVANAARLALKTLLWFGITALIAVGIGIGLGLLTDPGKGVTLDLAGATEPKRTGSWTDFLTGIVPTNPVGAFVEGNVLQIVFLALVVGAAALLIGEAAEPFVALNRSLLAIVQKALWWVIRLAPIGTLGLIGNAVASYGWDLLAPLARFTTAVYVGCAIVLFVVYPLLLVAAGRLNPLRFFAGAWPAIELAFVSRSSVGTMPVTQRSVERLGVPREYASFAVPFGATTKMDGCAAIYPALAAIFVAQVFGVHLGVTDYLLIAFVSVVGSAATAGLTGAIVMLTLTLSTLGLPLAGAGLLLAIDPILDMIRTATNVAGQALVPTIVAAREGTLDRPAYDSAGRRDLVDADEADRPTESLAPVPA; via the coding sequence CTGCGCAAGACTCCCTTCTCCGTGCAGATCCTGCTCGGCCTGGTGCTGGGCGTGGCGCTCGGCTTCCTCGCCCGCGCCACCGACCTCGCCTGGCTGACCAGCACCCTCGACACCGTCGGCCACCTCTTCGTCCAACTCCTCAAGCTGGCCGTGCCACCGCTCGTCTTCACCGCCATCGTGGTCAGCGTGGTCAGCCTGCGCGGCGTCGCCAACGCCGCCCGGCTCGCGCTGAAGACGCTGCTCTGGTTCGGCATCACCGCGCTGATCGCGGTCGGCATCGGCATCGGCCTCGGCCTGCTCACCGACCCCGGCAAGGGCGTCACGCTCGACCTGGCCGGCGCCACCGAGCCGAAGCGGACCGGTTCCTGGACCGACTTCCTCACCGGCATCGTCCCGACCAATCCGGTCGGCGCGTTCGTCGAGGGCAACGTCCTCCAGATCGTCTTCCTCGCCCTGGTGGTGGGTGCCGCCGCCCTGCTCATCGGCGAGGCCGCCGAGCCGTTCGTGGCGCTCAACCGCTCGCTGCTGGCCATCGTGCAAAAGGCGCTCTGGTGGGTCATCCGGCTCGCCCCGATCGGCACGCTGGGCCTGATCGGCAACGCGGTCGCCTCGTACGGCTGGGACCTGCTGGCCCCGCTCGCCAGGTTCACCACCGCCGTCTACGTCGGCTGCGCGATCGTGCTCTTCGTGGTCTACCCGCTGCTGCTGGTGGCCGCCGGCCGACTCAACCCGCTGCGCTTCTTCGCCGGCGCCTGGCCCGCCATCGAGCTGGCCTTCGTCTCCCGCTCCTCGGTGGGCACCATGCCGGTGACCCAGCGCTCGGTCGAGCGGCTCGGCGTGCCCCGCGAGTACGCCTCGTTCGCGGTGCCGTTCGGTGCCACCACGAAGATGGACGGCTGCGCGGCGATCTACCCGGCCCTGGCCGCGATCTTCGTGGCGCAGGTCTTCGGGGTGCACCTGGGCGTCACCGACTACCTGCTGATCGCCTTCGTGTCGGTGGTCGGCTCGGCGGCCACCGCCGGCCTGACCGGGGCGATCGTGATGCTCACCCTGACCCTGAGCACGCTGGGCCTGCCGCTGGCCGGCGCCGGCCTGCTGCTGGCCATCGACCCGATCCTCGACATGATCCGCACCGCCACCAACGTGGCCGGCCAGGCGCTCGTGCCGACCATCGTCGCCGCCCGCGAGGGCACCCTCGACCGGCCCGCGTACGACTCGGCCGGCCGCCGCGACCTGGTGGACGCCGACGAGGCCGACCGCCCCACGGAGTCCCTCGCCCCGGTCCCCGCCTGA
- a CDS encoding DUF998 domain-containing protein yields the protein MAEPGVARAAAASAAAGCVLAGTVAVTVAVVAGPGPGLTGYVSETGITDSGYAGAYRIGVFALGAALLLLAAALSPALETAAALLAVGGAFTVLSGAVTCSAGCPLPPFEAATVADLVHGGASVAATAAVVFAMLALVAAPAAGRLLRRVAGVGAALALPLSAAIGLAMLTVGRGSVVGVLERLLLLVAAGWGLATATALGLARRS from the coding sequence GTGGCTGAGCCGGGCGTCGCCCGGGCCGCTGCCGCGTCGGCCGCCGCCGGCTGCGTGCTGGCCGGTACGGTCGCGGTGACGGTCGCCGTGGTCGCCGGTCCCGGTCCGGGTCTGACCGGGTACGTCAGCGAGACCGGCATCACCGACAGCGGCTACGCCGGGGCGTACCGGATCGGGGTGTTCGCACTGGGTGCGGCGCTGCTGCTGCTCGCGGCGGCGCTCTCCCCGGCGCTGGAGACGGCGGCGGCGCTGCTCGCCGTCGGCGGGGCCTTTACGGTGCTCTCCGGCGCGGTGACGTGCAGCGCCGGCTGCCCGCTGCCGCCGTTCGAGGCGGCCACCGTGGCCGACCTGGTGCACGGCGGGGCGAGCGTGGCGGCCACCGCCGCGGTGGTCTTCGCGATGCTGGCCCTGGTCGCCGCCCCGGCGGCCGGCCGGCTGCTGCGCCGGGTCGCCGGGGTGGGCGCGGCGCTGGCCCTGCCGCTGTCCGCGGCGATCGGCCTGGCCATGCTGACGGTGGGGCGCGGCAGCGTGGTGGGGGTGCTGGAGCGGTTGCTGCTGCTGGTCGCCGCCGGGTGGGGCCTGGCCACCGCGACCGCCCTGGGCCTGGCCCGCCGATCGTGA